In the Centroberyx gerrardi isolate f3 chromosome 9, fCenGer3.hap1.cur.20231027, whole genome shotgun sequence genome, one interval contains:
- the LOC139908783 gene encoding uncharacterized protein LOC139908783 isoform X2 → MDQEDTMDFKALRAKFQDEELLLKQPRVKPALPEKPKVLPPPHSPTYHLPAGARPSLLTSINQSLEGKIAVTPRVVFKDDKKESKKPLIQPNSKGKEKSDGKLKVGKDKSIKGSKEKLDADGKSDLSVRKQKKESSKDKKLPAAPKEGTAELVQVTPPPKAATPKKKGFLGFKKSIKKETAEVPADPILDAPSPDVSGPAPLIPVPPAFGDTIPEAPAETQTPKALMPQIPTIPDSSAAAAITPPSPIPASPDINSPPAFIPDTPAPKVPSPEIETPPEIETPALPVSAPPRPVTPITDIPAPPSPVPSPPPSRSQLAISTPPPAASTPSPPPSEPEVAAVAGIEVADAAAVEKPPTPVTDPPSIPPSPKAERPISALSALERAEEMSPMKKTSPADQRILNALEKARRKITNNSPSTSHSITPPPDEIPPPVSPTHSLPELPPIDYEDQKTAQINGFDNRQASPMLEGIAEEGSDLVPELLVVPPPPPKKMLPEPESLGPAPEKPARPSSVDLAAFLPPPLEDNVEIPAPSEFSEADNSVEVPEFEDVGSDAYSPELQVSEWGNGEYAGPDTPDGHTLPETMNQFYSNGITVPGAGVHGAPEFGVELQDNPQPETALDVLDSSSPVCQDTQPNLITGQQAEDGTYESSENVYEDVTSSATKKKGKSEGGKKRKGPPKNPYAETQQPTNEEKGKMGRFGKTEKKTAPEGPDEKELKKKEKQRLEKEKKELKEQKEREKKEQKEREKKENEMKKKFKITGQEEAMYEAKVTVTTKGRKCDLPVKSGDIISIIRTTNCPKGKWLARDSSNTYGYIAVDHVELDIKEMLELGKKAAITRKTSSNIIEAEATSMGSRTSNHYPLSTGSFTDDSEEWTCDDDEPLSSPMETIDPLNPQGHTRTHSMPDMVNREPSINHQHSQSDISAEGSHTQARHEALQKLATFFHAPKPEVEPTASSTEPETSPVPVEEEAVHPPDSSSTQEMDSELPDMLILPPPDLYADIITAE, encoded by the exons ATGGATCAG GAGGACACAATGGACTTCAAGGCCCTGAGGGCTAAGTTCCAGGATGAGGAACTACTCCTGAAGCAACCCAGGGTCAAACCTGCCCTCCCAGAGAAACCCAAggtcctcccccctccccacagcCCCACTTACCACCTGCCTGCAGGGGCACGCCCTTCCCTCCTCACCTCTATCAACCAGAGCTTGGAAGGAAAGATTGCGGTTACCCCTAGAGTGGTCTTCAAGGATGACAAGAAGGAGAGCAAAAAGCCCCTCATCCAGCCTAACTCTaagggaaaggagaagagtGACGGGAAGCTGAAAGTGGGAAAAGACAAGTCAATAAAGGGAAGCAAAGAGAAGCTTGATGCAGATGGGAAGTCAGATTTGTCGGTTCGgaagcagaagaaagagagcagTAAAGACAAGAAGCTCCCTGCAGCACCTAAGGAGGGCACTGCTGAGCTGGTGCAAGTTACGCCTCCACCTAAAGCCGCAACACCAAAGAAGAAGGGCTTCCTGGGCTTTAAGAagtcaataaaaaaagagacagcTGAGGTTCCAGCTGATCCCATCCTAGATGCTCCCAGCCCAGATGTTTCTGGACCAGCTCCACTTATCCCAGTACCCCCCGCCTTTGGCGACACAATCCCAGAGGCCCCTGCTGAAACCCAGACACCAAAGGCCCTTATGCCACAAATCCCCACCATACCTGActccagtgcagcagcagcaattaCCCCGCCCTCTCCTATCCCTGCCTCTCCCGACATCAACTCTCCTCCTGCCTTTATTCCTGATACCCCGGCTCCGAAAGTCCCCTCCCCAGAGATTGAAACCCCACCTGAGATAGAAACTCCCGCCCTGCCTGTTTCAGCCCCTCCCAGACCTGTCACCCCAATCACCGACATCCCCGCCCCACCCAGCCCAGTCCCAAGCCCGCCACCCAGTCGTTCACAACTGGCcatctccacccctcctccggCCGCCTCCACTCCGTCTCCACCACCATCTGAGCCAGAGGTTGCAGCTGTGGCAGGGATAGAGGTGGCGGACGCAGCTGCAGTGGAGAAGCCCCCTACCCCAGTCACAGACCCTCCGTCCATCCCGCCATCTCCCAAAGCTGAGCGTCCAATCTCAGCACTCTCAGCTCTGGAGCGGGCGGAGGAGATGAGCCCCATGAAGAAGACCTCTCCAGCTGACCAGAGGATCTTGAATGCTCTGGAGAAGGCACGCAGGAAGATCACCAACAACAG CCCCTCCACATCCCACTCCATCACCCCACCCCCTGATGAAATCCCCCCTCCTGTCAGCCCCACCCACTCTCTCCCAGAACTTCCACCAATTGACTATGAAGATCAGAAAACAGCACAGATCAACGGCTTTGACAACA GGCAAGCCTCCCCAATGTTGGAGGGCATTGCTGAGGAGGGGTCTGACTTGGTCCCAGAGCTGTTGGTAgttccacctcctccacccaaGAAGATGCTCCCAGAGCCTGAGTCTCTGGGTCCAGCTCCAGAGAAACCTGCCAGACCTTCCTCTGTCGACTTGgctgccttcctccctccccctctggaAGACAATG TGGAGATCCCTGCTCCTTCTGAATTCTCAGAGGCAGACAACAGTGTGGAGGTCCCAGAGTTTGAAGATGTGGGTTCAGATGCATATTCTCCAGAGTTGCAAGTGTCAGAGTGGGGGAATGGGGAGTACGCTGGCCCAGACACTCCAGATGGACACACCCTTCCAGAGACTATGAATCAGTTCTACAGTAACGGGATAACTGTTCCAGGAGCTGGGGTCCATGGAGCACCAGAGTTTGGAGTGGAATTACAAGATAATCCACAACCAGAGACAGCATTGGACGTGCTTGACTCGTCCTCCCCTGTCTGTCAGGACACTCAACCCAACCTCATCACAGG GCAACAAGCGGAAGACGGCACCTATGAGAGTAGTGAGAACGTCTATGAAGACGTTACCTCCTCTGCCaccaaaaagaaaggaaagagtgaAGGTGGCAAGAAACGTAAAGGACCACCAAAGA ATCCTTATGCTGAGACACAACAGCCAACA AATGAAGAGAAAGGCAAGATGGGCAGGTTCGGCAA gaCCGAAAAGAAGACTGCTCCAGAAGGGCCCGACGAGAAAGAGctgaaaaagaaggagaaacaACGCctggaaaaggagaagaaagagctgaaggagcagaaagaaagggaaaagaaagagcagaaagagagagagaagaaggagaatgaGATGAAGAAGAAGTTCAAA ATCACGGGACAGGAGGAAGCCATGTACGAGGCTAAAGTAACTGTGACGACTAAGGGCCGCAAGTGCGACCTGCCAGTCAAGAgcggtgacatcatcagcatcatccgAACAACCAACTGCCCCAAGGGAAAATGGCTGGCCAGGGACAGCAGCAACACCT ATGGATATATTGCAGTGGATCACGTGGAGCTAGACATCAAGGAGATGTTGGAGCTGGGAAAGAAAGCTGCTATCACCCGCAAGACCAGCAGCAATATTATAGAGGCAGAGGCTACGAGCATGGGGAGCAG GACTTCAAACCACTACCCACTATCAACAGGCAGTT TCACAGATGACAGCGAGGAATGGACCTGTGATGACGAtgagcctctctcctctcccatggAAACTATAGATCCACTGAATCCCCA GGGCCACACTAGGACACACTCCATGCCAGACATGG taaACAGAGAACCAAGCATAAACCACCAGCACAGTCAGAGTGACATCAGCGCAGAGGGCTCCCATACGCA AGCGAGACATGAAGCACTTCAGAAGTTGGCCACATTTTTCCATGCACCCAAACCTGAGGTAGAGCCAACTGCCAG CAGCACTGAACCAGAGACAA GTCCTGTGCCTGTAGAGGAAGAAGCAGTTCACCC GCCTGACAGTAGTTCAACACAAGAAATGGATTCTGAGCTTCCTGATATGCTCATCTTACCTCCTCCTGACCTGTATGCTGACATCATCACTGCGGAGTAA
- the LOC139908783 gene encoding uncharacterized protein LOC139908783 isoform X3, with amino-acid sequence MDQEDTMDFKALRAKFQDEELLLKQPRVKPALPEKPKVLPPPHSPTYHLPAGARPSLLTSINQSLEGKIAVTPRVVFKDDKKESKKPLIQPNSKGKEKSDGKLKVGKDKSIKGSKEKLDADGKSDLSVRKQKKESSKDKKLPAAPKEGTAELVQVTPPPKAATPKKKGFLGFKKSIKKETAEVPADPILDAPSPDVSGPAPLIPVPPAFGDTIPEAPAETQTPKALMPQIPTIPDSSAAAAITPPSPIPASPDINSPPAFIPDTPAPKVPSPEIETPPEIETPALPVSAPPRPVTPITDIPAPPSPVPSPPPSRSQLAISTPPPAASTPSPPPSEPEVAAVAGIEVADAAAVEKPPTPVTDPPSIPPSPKAERPISALSALERAEEMSPMKKTSPADQRILNALEKARRKITNNSPSTSHSITPPPDEIPPPVSPTHSLPELPPIDYEDQKTAQINGFDNRQASPMLEGIAEEGSDLVPELLVVPPPPPKKMLPEPESLGPAPEKPARPSSVDLAAFLPPPLEDNAVEIPAPSEFSEADNSVEVPEFEDVGSDAYSPELQVSEWGNGEYAGPDTPDGHTLPETMNQFYSNGITVPGAGVHGAPEFGVELQDNPQPETALDVLDSSSPVCQDTQPNLITGQQAEDGTYESSENVYEDVTSSATKKKGKSEGGKKRKGPPKNPYAETQQPTNEEKGKMGRFGKTEKKTAPEGPDEKELKKKEKQRLEKEKKELKEQKEREKKEQKEREKKENEMKKKFKITGQEEAMYEAKVTVTTKGRKCDLPVKSGDIISIIRTTNCPKGKWLARDSSNTYGYIAVDHVELDIKEMLELGKKAAITRKTSSNIIEAEATSMGSRTSNHYPLSTGSFTDDSEEWTCDDDEPLSSPMETIDPLNPQGHTRTHSMPDMVNREPSINHQHSQSDISAEGSHTQARHEALQKLATFFHAPKPEVEPTASTEPETSPVPVEEEAVHPPDSSSTQEMDSELPDMLILPPPDLYADIITAE; translated from the exons ATGGATCAG GAGGACACAATGGACTTCAAGGCCCTGAGGGCTAAGTTCCAGGATGAGGAACTACTCCTGAAGCAACCCAGGGTCAAACCTGCCCTCCCAGAGAAACCCAAggtcctcccccctccccacagcCCCACTTACCACCTGCCTGCAGGGGCACGCCCTTCCCTCCTCACCTCTATCAACCAGAGCTTGGAAGGAAAGATTGCGGTTACCCCTAGAGTGGTCTTCAAGGATGACAAGAAGGAGAGCAAAAAGCCCCTCATCCAGCCTAACTCTaagggaaaggagaagagtGACGGGAAGCTGAAAGTGGGAAAAGACAAGTCAATAAAGGGAAGCAAAGAGAAGCTTGATGCAGATGGGAAGTCAGATTTGTCGGTTCGgaagcagaagaaagagagcagTAAAGACAAGAAGCTCCCTGCAGCACCTAAGGAGGGCACTGCTGAGCTGGTGCAAGTTACGCCTCCACCTAAAGCCGCAACACCAAAGAAGAAGGGCTTCCTGGGCTTTAAGAagtcaataaaaaaagagacagcTGAGGTTCCAGCTGATCCCATCCTAGATGCTCCCAGCCCAGATGTTTCTGGACCAGCTCCACTTATCCCAGTACCCCCCGCCTTTGGCGACACAATCCCAGAGGCCCCTGCTGAAACCCAGACACCAAAGGCCCTTATGCCACAAATCCCCACCATACCTGActccagtgcagcagcagcaattaCCCCGCCCTCTCCTATCCCTGCCTCTCCCGACATCAACTCTCCTCCTGCCTTTATTCCTGATACCCCGGCTCCGAAAGTCCCCTCCCCAGAGATTGAAACCCCACCTGAGATAGAAACTCCCGCCCTGCCTGTTTCAGCCCCTCCCAGACCTGTCACCCCAATCACCGACATCCCCGCCCCACCCAGCCCAGTCCCAAGCCCGCCACCCAGTCGTTCACAACTGGCcatctccacccctcctccggCCGCCTCCACTCCGTCTCCACCACCATCTGAGCCAGAGGTTGCAGCTGTGGCAGGGATAGAGGTGGCGGACGCAGCTGCAGTGGAGAAGCCCCCTACCCCAGTCACAGACCCTCCGTCCATCCCGCCATCTCCCAAAGCTGAGCGTCCAATCTCAGCACTCTCAGCTCTGGAGCGGGCGGAGGAGATGAGCCCCATGAAGAAGACCTCTCCAGCTGACCAGAGGATCTTGAATGCTCTGGAGAAGGCACGCAGGAAGATCACCAACAACAG CCCCTCCACATCCCACTCCATCACCCCACCCCCTGATGAAATCCCCCCTCCTGTCAGCCCCACCCACTCTCTCCCAGAACTTCCACCAATTGACTATGAAGATCAGAAAACAGCACAGATCAACGGCTTTGACAACA GGCAAGCCTCCCCAATGTTGGAGGGCATTGCTGAGGAGGGGTCTGACTTGGTCCCAGAGCTGTTGGTAgttccacctcctccacccaaGAAGATGCTCCCAGAGCCTGAGTCTCTGGGTCCAGCTCCAGAGAAACCTGCCAGACCTTCCTCTGTCGACTTGgctgccttcctccctccccctctggaAGACAATG CAGTGGAGATCCCTGCTCCTTCTGAATTCTCAGAGGCAGACAACAGTGTGGAGGTCCCAGAGTTTGAAGATGTGGGTTCAGATGCATATTCTCCAGAGTTGCAAGTGTCAGAGTGGGGGAATGGGGAGTACGCTGGCCCAGACACTCCAGATGGACACACCCTTCCAGAGACTATGAATCAGTTCTACAGTAACGGGATAACTGTTCCAGGAGCTGGGGTCCATGGAGCACCAGAGTTTGGAGTGGAATTACAAGATAATCCACAACCAGAGACAGCATTGGACGTGCTTGACTCGTCCTCCCCTGTCTGTCAGGACACTCAACCCAACCTCATCACAGG GCAACAAGCGGAAGACGGCACCTATGAGAGTAGTGAGAACGTCTATGAAGACGTTACCTCCTCTGCCaccaaaaagaaaggaaagagtgaAGGTGGCAAGAAACGTAAAGGACCACCAAAGA ATCCTTATGCTGAGACACAACAGCCAACA AATGAAGAGAAAGGCAAGATGGGCAGGTTCGGCAA gaCCGAAAAGAAGACTGCTCCAGAAGGGCCCGACGAGAAAGAGctgaaaaagaaggagaaacaACGCctggaaaaggagaagaaagagctgaaggagcagaaagaaagggaaaagaaagagcagaaagagagagagaagaaggagaatgaGATGAAGAAGAAGTTCAAA ATCACGGGACAGGAGGAAGCCATGTACGAGGCTAAAGTAACTGTGACGACTAAGGGCCGCAAGTGCGACCTGCCAGTCAAGAgcggtgacatcatcagcatcatccgAACAACCAACTGCCCCAAGGGAAAATGGCTGGCCAGGGACAGCAGCAACACCT ATGGATATATTGCAGTGGATCACGTGGAGCTAGACATCAAGGAGATGTTGGAGCTGGGAAAGAAAGCTGCTATCACCCGCAAGACCAGCAGCAATATTATAGAGGCAGAGGCTACGAGCATGGGGAGCAG GACTTCAAACCACTACCCACTATCAACAGGCAGTT TCACAGATGACAGCGAGGAATGGACCTGTGATGACGAtgagcctctctcctctcccatggAAACTATAGATCCACTGAATCCCCA GGGCCACACTAGGACACACTCCATGCCAGACATGG taaACAGAGAACCAAGCATAAACCACCAGCACAGTCAGAGTGACATCAGCGCAGAGGGCTCCCATACGCA AGCGAGACATGAAGCACTTCAGAAGTTGGCCACATTTTTCCATGCACCCAAACCTGAGGTAGAGCCAACTGCCAG CACTGAACCAGAGACAA GTCCTGTGCCTGTAGAGGAAGAAGCAGTTCACCC GCCTGACAGTAGTTCAACACAAGAAATGGATTCTGAGCTTCCTGATATGCTCATCTTACCTCCTCCTGACCTGTATGCTGACATCATCACTGCGGAGTAA
- the LOC139908783 gene encoding uncharacterized protein LOC139908783 isoform X1: MDQEDTMDFKALRAKFQDEELLLKQPRVKPALPEKPKVLPPPHSPTYHLPAGARPSLLTSINQSLEGKIAVTPRVVFKDDKKESKKPLIQPNSKGKEKSDGKLKVGKDKSIKGSKEKLDADGKSDLSVRKQKKESSKDKKLPAAPKEGTAELVQVTPPPKAATPKKKGFLGFKKSIKKETAEVPADPILDAPSPDVSGPAPLIPVPPAFGDTIPEAPAETQTPKALMPQIPTIPDSSAAAAITPPSPIPASPDINSPPAFIPDTPAPKVPSPEIETPPEIETPALPVSAPPRPVTPITDIPAPPSPVPSPPPSRSQLAISTPPPAASTPSPPPSEPEVAAVAGIEVADAAAVEKPPTPVTDPPSIPPSPKAERPISALSALERAEEMSPMKKTSPADQRILNALEKARRKITNNSPSTSHSITPPPDEIPPPVSPTHSLPELPPIDYEDQKTAQINGFDNRQASPMLEGIAEEGSDLVPELLVVPPPPPKKMLPEPESLGPAPEKPARPSSVDLAAFLPPPLEDNAVEIPAPSEFSEADNSVEVPEFEDVGSDAYSPELQVSEWGNGEYAGPDTPDGHTLPETMNQFYSNGITVPGAGVHGAPEFGVELQDNPQPETALDVLDSSSPVCQDTQPNLITGQQAEDGTYESSENVYEDVTSSATKKKGKSEGGKKRKGPPKNPYAETQQPTNEEKGKMGRFGKTEKKTAPEGPDEKELKKKEKQRLEKEKKELKEQKEREKKEQKEREKKENEMKKKFKITGQEEAMYEAKVTVTTKGRKCDLPVKSGDIISIIRTTNCPKGKWLARDSSNTYGYIAVDHVELDIKEMLELGKKAAITRKTSSNIIEAEATSMGSRTSNHYPLSTGSFTDDSEEWTCDDDEPLSSPMETIDPLNPQGHTRTHSMPDMVNREPSINHQHSQSDISAEGSHTQARHEALQKLATFFHAPKPEVEPTASSTEPETSPVPVEEEAVHPPDSSSTQEMDSELPDMLILPPPDLYADIITAE, encoded by the exons ATGGATCAG GAGGACACAATGGACTTCAAGGCCCTGAGGGCTAAGTTCCAGGATGAGGAACTACTCCTGAAGCAACCCAGGGTCAAACCTGCCCTCCCAGAGAAACCCAAggtcctcccccctccccacagcCCCACTTACCACCTGCCTGCAGGGGCACGCCCTTCCCTCCTCACCTCTATCAACCAGAGCTTGGAAGGAAAGATTGCGGTTACCCCTAGAGTGGTCTTCAAGGATGACAAGAAGGAGAGCAAAAAGCCCCTCATCCAGCCTAACTCTaagggaaaggagaagagtGACGGGAAGCTGAAAGTGGGAAAAGACAAGTCAATAAAGGGAAGCAAAGAGAAGCTTGATGCAGATGGGAAGTCAGATTTGTCGGTTCGgaagcagaagaaagagagcagTAAAGACAAGAAGCTCCCTGCAGCACCTAAGGAGGGCACTGCTGAGCTGGTGCAAGTTACGCCTCCACCTAAAGCCGCAACACCAAAGAAGAAGGGCTTCCTGGGCTTTAAGAagtcaataaaaaaagagacagcTGAGGTTCCAGCTGATCCCATCCTAGATGCTCCCAGCCCAGATGTTTCTGGACCAGCTCCACTTATCCCAGTACCCCCCGCCTTTGGCGACACAATCCCAGAGGCCCCTGCTGAAACCCAGACACCAAAGGCCCTTATGCCACAAATCCCCACCATACCTGActccagtgcagcagcagcaattaCCCCGCCCTCTCCTATCCCTGCCTCTCCCGACATCAACTCTCCTCCTGCCTTTATTCCTGATACCCCGGCTCCGAAAGTCCCCTCCCCAGAGATTGAAACCCCACCTGAGATAGAAACTCCCGCCCTGCCTGTTTCAGCCCCTCCCAGACCTGTCACCCCAATCACCGACATCCCCGCCCCACCCAGCCCAGTCCCAAGCCCGCCACCCAGTCGTTCACAACTGGCcatctccacccctcctccggCCGCCTCCACTCCGTCTCCACCACCATCTGAGCCAGAGGTTGCAGCTGTGGCAGGGATAGAGGTGGCGGACGCAGCTGCAGTGGAGAAGCCCCCTACCCCAGTCACAGACCCTCCGTCCATCCCGCCATCTCCCAAAGCTGAGCGTCCAATCTCAGCACTCTCAGCTCTGGAGCGGGCGGAGGAGATGAGCCCCATGAAGAAGACCTCTCCAGCTGACCAGAGGATCTTGAATGCTCTGGAGAAGGCACGCAGGAAGATCACCAACAACAG CCCCTCCACATCCCACTCCATCACCCCACCCCCTGATGAAATCCCCCCTCCTGTCAGCCCCACCCACTCTCTCCCAGAACTTCCACCAATTGACTATGAAGATCAGAAAACAGCACAGATCAACGGCTTTGACAACA GGCAAGCCTCCCCAATGTTGGAGGGCATTGCTGAGGAGGGGTCTGACTTGGTCCCAGAGCTGTTGGTAgttccacctcctccacccaaGAAGATGCTCCCAGAGCCTGAGTCTCTGGGTCCAGCTCCAGAGAAACCTGCCAGACCTTCCTCTGTCGACTTGgctgccttcctccctccccctctggaAGACAATG CAGTGGAGATCCCTGCTCCTTCTGAATTCTCAGAGGCAGACAACAGTGTGGAGGTCCCAGAGTTTGAAGATGTGGGTTCAGATGCATATTCTCCAGAGTTGCAAGTGTCAGAGTGGGGGAATGGGGAGTACGCTGGCCCAGACACTCCAGATGGACACACCCTTCCAGAGACTATGAATCAGTTCTACAGTAACGGGATAACTGTTCCAGGAGCTGGGGTCCATGGAGCACCAGAGTTTGGAGTGGAATTACAAGATAATCCACAACCAGAGACAGCATTGGACGTGCTTGACTCGTCCTCCCCTGTCTGTCAGGACACTCAACCCAACCTCATCACAGG GCAACAAGCGGAAGACGGCACCTATGAGAGTAGTGAGAACGTCTATGAAGACGTTACCTCCTCTGCCaccaaaaagaaaggaaagagtgaAGGTGGCAAGAAACGTAAAGGACCACCAAAGA ATCCTTATGCTGAGACACAACAGCCAACA AATGAAGAGAAAGGCAAGATGGGCAGGTTCGGCAA gaCCGAAAAGAAGACTGCTCCAGAAGGGCCCGACGAGAAAGAGctgaaaaagaaggagaaacaACGCctggaaaaggagaagaaagagctgaaggagcagaaagaaagggaaaagaaagagcagaaagagagagagaagaaggagaatgaGATGAAGAAGAAGTTCAAA ATCACGGGACAGGAGGAAGCCATGTACGAGGCTAAAGTAACTGTGACGACTAAGGGCCGCAAGTGCGACCTGCCAGTCAAGAgcggtgacatcatcagcatcatccgAACAACCAACTGCCCCAAGGGAAAATGGCTGGCCAGGGACAGCAGCAACACCT ATGGATATATTGCAGTGGATCACGTGGAGCTAGACATCAAGGAGATGTTGGAGCTGGGAAAGAAAGCTGCTATCACCCGCAAGACCAGCAGCAATATTATAGAGGCAGAGGCTACGAGCATGGGGAGCAG GACTTCAAACCACTACCCACTATCAACAGGCAGTT TCACAGATGACAGCGAGGAATGGACCTGTGATGACGAtgagcctctctcctctcccatggAAACTATAGATCCACTGAATCCCCA GGGCCACACTAGGACACACTCCATGCCAGACATGG taaACAGAGAACCAAGCATAAACCACCAGCACAGTCAGAGTGACATCAGCGCAGAGGGCTCCCATACGCA AGCGAGACATGAAGCACTTCAGAAGTTGGCCACATTTTTCCATGCACCCAAACCTGAGGTAGAGCCAACTGCCAG CAGCACTGAACCAGAGACAA GTCCTGTGCCTGTAGAGGAAGAAGCAGTTCACCC GCCTGACAGTAGTTCAACACAAGAAATGGATTCTGAGCTTCCTGATATGCTCATCTTACCTCCTCCTGACCTGTATGCTGACATCATCACTGCGGAGTAA